One genomic window of Nakamurella panacisegetis includes the following:
- a CDS encoding SDR family NAD(P)-dependent oxidoreductase → MSTVEYEGRVAVVTGAGGGLGREYALMLARHGARVVVNDLGGTVNGVGGGATMADAVVAEIEALGGEAVANYDSVSTSEGGAAVVQSALDHFGQIDALIHNAGILRDRSLANLTAQELDSVLDVHLRGGFHVTVPAFKAMKERGYGRIVLTSSSSGLLGNFGQANYGAAKTGLVGLMHVAAIEGARHGILANCISPGASTRMTKGLLGDLEDQFGPEQVAAMTVFLASPQCEQTHEIYSAGGGRFARYVIAVNDGWYTPDGPADPDQVLAHLDEIRDIGNLHVFGQGSEEFALLGEIAGRESSFA, encoded by the coding sequence ATGTCGACTGTCGAATATGAAGGACGGGTTGCCGTCGTCACCGGAGCCGGTGGCGGACTCGGCCGCGAGTACGCCCTGATGCTGGCCCGGCACGGCGCCCGGGTCGTGGTCAACGATTTGGGCGGTACGGTGAACGGAGTCGGCGGCGGCGCCACCATGGCCGATGCCGTCGTGGCCGAGATCGAGGCCCTGGGCGGCGAGGCCGTGGCCAACTACGACTCGGTGTCGACCTCCGAGGGGGGTGCCGCCGTCGTTCAGTCGGCGCTGGACCATTTCGGTCAGATCGACGCGCTCATCCACAACGCGGGCATCCTGCGGGACCGTTCCCTGGCCAACCTGACCGCGCAGGAGCTCGACTCCGTCCTCGATGTGCATCTGCGCGGCGGCTTCCACGTCACGGTGCCGGCGTTCAAGGCGATGAAAGAGCGTGGCTACGGCCGCATCGTGCTCACGTCGTCGTCGTCTGGGTTGCTGGGCAACTTCGGGCAGGCGAACTACGGCGCCGCCAAGACGGGACTGGTCGGCCTGATGCATGTGGCCGCCATCGAAGGCGCCCGCCACGGCATCCTGGCCAACTGCATCTCCCCCGGCGCCAGCACCCGGATGACCAAGGGCCTGCTCGGCGATCTGGAGGACCAGTTCGGCCCGGAGCAGGTGGCCGCCATGACGGTGTTCCTGGCCTCCCCGCAGTGCGAGCAGACCCACGAGATCTACTCCGCCGGCGGTGGTCGATTCGCCCGCTACGTGATCGCCGTGAACGACGGCTGGTACACCCCGGACGGTCCGGCCGATCCGGATCAGGTACTCGCGCACCTGGACGAGATCCGCGACATCGGCAATCTGCATGTTTTCGGGCAGGGCTCCGAGGAGTTCGCGCTCCTCGGCGAGATCGCCGGCCGGGAATCCTCCTTCGCCTGA
- a CDS encoding acyl-CoA synthetase — protein sequence MFDPTSHAQQWPDKPAVVMGETGESLSYSELDENSARLARLFWAEGLRAGDHVAVLLENQLRFFETYWAAIRSGLLFTAVNCHLTAGEAGYIVDDCDAAVLISSAALADVAEQIVDGTPKVRRRLMVDGASPSYEDYDAALSQYPAAPLEHQPLGRQMLYSSGSTGRPKGVWRPLSGRLYTDGMAALVPIYQDMFNFGPQTVFLVPAPLYHGGPLIYGASVLSLGGTVVVMNKFTAEGTLALIQRYRINRALFVPTMFSRLLALPDEVRNRYDTGSLELIIHGAAPCPVHVKRAMIEWLGPILAEFYAGTEDSGATVITSPEWLERPGSVGRGVAGALVHVCDETGRELPPGQIGQVWFEGPAVVADFQYYGDQVKTVSAHHPEHPTWSALGDLGRLDEDGFLYLADRQAFMIIAGGVNIYPQEIEDVLLQHPEVQDVAVFGVPHPDLGEQVKAIVQPDPSSTPGPELTARILAFSATHLARFKIPRSIEYLEDFPRTPTGKLRKTEMREPYWAGHASRIL from the coding sequence ATGTTTGATCCGACCAGCCACGCACAACAGTGGCCGGACAAGCCGGCCGTAGTGATGGGCGAAACGGGTGAGTCTCTCAGCTACTCCGAGCTCGATGAGAACTCCGCCCGACTCGCTCGCCTGTTCTGGGCGGAGGGACTACGTGCGGGCGACCACGTGGCCGTGCTGCTGGAAAACCAGCTGCGCTTCTTCGAGACGTACTGGGCGGCGATTCGATCCGGTCTGCTCTTCACCGCCGTCAACTGCCACCTGACGGCCGGCGAGGCCGGCTACATCGTCGACGACTGCGACGCGGCCGTGTTGATCAGCTCGGCCGCCCTGGCCGACGTCGCCGAACAGATCGTGGACGGCACCCCGAAAGTGCGTCGGCGACTGATGGTCGATGGTGCGAGCCCGTCCTACGAGGACTACGACGCGGCCCTGTCGCAGTATCCGGCCGCTCCGCTGGAGCACCAGCCGCTCGGTCGACAGATGCTCTACAGCTCCGGAAGCACCGGCCGACCCAAGGGCGTCTGGCGCCCGCTGTCCGGCCGCCTGTACACCGACGGCATGGCCGCGTTGGTGCCGATCTACCAGGACATGTTCAACTTCGGGCCGCAGACCGTCTTCCTGGTGCCGGCGCCGCTCTACCACGGCGGCCCGCTCATCTACGGCGCCTCGGTCCTGTCGCTCGGCGGGACCGTCGTGGTGATGAACAAATTCACCGCCGAGGGTACGTTGGCGCTGATCCAGCGATACCGGATCAACCGCGCGCTGTTCGTGCCCACCATGTTCAGCCGACTGCTCGCGCTGCCGGACGAGGTACGAAACCGTTACGACACCGGCAGTCTGGAACTGATCATCCACGGAGCGGCGCCGTGTCCGGTGCACGTCAAGCGGGCGATGATCGAATGGCTCGGGCCGATCCTGGCCGAGTTCTACGCTGGCACCGAGGATTCCGGCGCGACCGTGATTACCTCGCCGGAATGGCTCGAGCGGCCGGGTTCGGTCGGTCGCGGTGTGGCGGGCGCCCTCGTCCACGTCTGCGACGAGACGGGGCGGGAGTTGCCGCCCGGACAGATCGGGCAGGTCTGGTTCGAAGGTCCGGCCGTGGTTGCCGACTTCCAGTACTACGGCGACCAGGTGAAGACGGTGAGTGCGCACCACCCGGAGCACCCGACCTGGTCGGCGCTGGGCGATCTCGGCCGGTTGGACGAGGACGGGTTCCTGTATCTCGCCGATCGGCAAGCCTTCATGATCATCGCCGGCGGCGTGAACATCTATCCGCAGGAGATCGAGGACGTGCTTCTGCAGCACCCCGAAGTGCAGGACGTCGCCGTCTTCGGCGTTCCCCACCCGGACCTGGGTGAACAGGTCAAGGCGATCGTGCAGCCCGATCCCAGCAGCACGCCGGGTCCGGAGCTCACCGCACGCATCCTGGCCTTCAGTGCCACTCACCTGGCGCGGTTCAAGATTCCGCGCTCGATCGAGTACCTGGAGGACTTTCCGCGCACCCCGACCGGAAAACTGCGCAAGACGGAGATGCGCGAGCCCTACTGGGCCGGGCACGCGTCCCGCATTCTCTAG
- a CDS encoding enoyl-CoA hydratase/isomerase family protein has translation MSVPSFHAIEVSVTGAVARLTLSRPDRLNAISDAMVDEITVAAAWFDSRPDVRVVVLSGAGRMFSAGADIEEFRERYAGTDRDLWAESVDGARRGEAMTDAVAGLAAVTVAAVHGSAVGGAVALLAACDLRVVSDDVQVRIPELAMGIPLAWGGIPRLVRELGPAVTRDLLVTGRALGATEAVQRGWASSAHPAGELPAAVADLAARIAGLPARGLRTALTRITAVATGLPSDDNALALADALADPDAMAAGRAYLAALDTRRSNLGTIR, from the coding sequence GTGAGCGTCCCGTCGTTTCACGCGATCGAGGTGTCGGTGACCGGTGCAGTCGCGCGGCTGACCCTGAGTCGGCCGGACCGCCTCAACGCGATCAGCGACGCGATGGTGGACGAGATCACCGTGGCCGCCGCGTGGTTCGACTCACGCCCGGACGTGCGCGTGGTGGTGCTCAGCGGGGCCGGGCGGATGTTCTCGGCCGGGGCCGACATCGAAGAATTCCGCGAGCGCTACGCCGGCACCGACCGCGACCTGTGGGCTGAATCAGTGGACGGCGCGCGGCGCGGTGAAGCAATGACCGATGCCGTTGCCGGCCTGGCGGCGGTCACGGTCGCCGCCGTCCACGGGTCGGCGGTCGGGGGCGCAGTGGCCCTGCTGGCCGCGTGCGACCTACGGGTGGTTTCCGACGACGTGCAGGTGCGGATACCCGAGCTCGCGATGGGGATCCCCTTGGCCTGGGGTGGGATTCCCCGGCTGGTCCGCGAACTCGGACCCGCAGTGACCCGCGACCTGCTGGTCACCGGGCGAGCGCTGGGGGCGACCGAGGCGGTGCAGCGCGGCTGGGCCAGCTCGGCCCATCCCGCCGGTGAACTCCCCGCGGCCGTTGCCGATCTCGCTGCGCGGATCGCCGGTCTGCCGGCACGGGGGCTGCGGACGGCGCTGACCCGCATCACCGCGGTGGCGACCGGACTGCCCTCCGACGACAACGCGCTGGCCCTGGCGGATGCGCTGGCCGACCCGGACGCGATGGCCGCCGGACGGGCCTACCTGGCTGCTCTCGACACCCGCCGATCGAATCTCGGGACCATCCGTTGA
- a CDS encoding class I adenylate-forming enzyme family protein, producing the protein MTALTTTKDTLGGLLRQVALSRPDATAIGDGRRRLTFVELDAEVDNAAKALLAQQVRPGDRVGLWLPNCTEWVTVFLAVARLGATLVPVSTAFTADEAADVLTRSKAVLLIAGGELRGRRPAHTAAALSVAGRIEGIRVLIAVHDDVPGALTWPEFTAGGTARDLAEISAAVSPDDPVVILYTSGTTGAPKGVLLPQRMIRNMRDVAGRLQLTTDDVTVLYLPLFHVFALAAVVTFLTAGARVHLLAAFSASGSLELIEAERATLLYGVPAHYYDQLRDPDFDQRDLSGVRLCISPGPAELIREVDRRIATAINCFGSTETTSMITLGDPAAPLDERAGSIGAPLPLSQVRVVGPDGVDVPGGTPGELLVRGPAVMVGYDQDPAATARAVRDGWFHTGDGVQATPSGSSLRFLGRLDEMFKVGGENVDPMEVEAVLMVHPAVGTAAVFGIDDLRLGQVGVAFLTPREPGVPVDTDALRAFARERLAGFKVPRRFVVVTELPTTASGKVQKVKLRQAIPPA; encoded by the coding sequence TTGACCGCCCTCACCACCACGAAGGACACTCTCGGCGGTTTGCTCCGGCAGGTCGCCCTGAGCCGGCCGGACGCCACGGCCATCGGGGACGGCCGGCGTCGGTTGACCTTCGTCGAGTTGGACGCCGAGGTCGACAATGCCGCCAAAGCCCTGTTGGCCCAGCAGGTTCGGCCCGGCGACCGGGTGGGGCTGTGGCTGCCCAACTGCACGGAGTGGGTGACCGTGTTCCTGGCGGTCGCACGGCTGGGTGCCACGCTGGTTCCGGTCAGCACGGCGTTCACCGCCGACGAGGCCGCCGATGTGCTGACCCGGTCCAAGGCAGTGTTGCTGATCGCCGGCGGCGAACTCCGCGGTCGCCGGCCGGCGCACACGGCCGCCGCGCTGTCCGTCGCCGGACGGATCGAGGGGATCCGCGTACTGATCGCCGTGCACGACGACGTCCCCGGCGCGCTGACGTGGCCCGAGTTCACGGCCGGAGGGACCGCTCGCGATCTGGCGGAGATCTCGGCCGCCGTCAGCCCGGACGACCCGGTCGTCATCCTCTACACCTCGGGCACGACGGGTGCACCCAAAGGGGTGCTGTTGCCACAGCGCATGATCCGCAACATGCGCGACGTGGCCGGGCGTCTGCAGCTGACCACCGACGACGTCACGGTGCTCTACCTGCCGCTGTTCCACGTGTTCGCATTGGCGGCGGTCGTCACGTTTCTCACGGCCGGGGCCCGGGTGCACCTGCTGGCCGCGTTCTCGGCCTCGGGGTCGCTGGAGCTGATCGAGGCCGAACGGGCCACCCTCCTGTATGGCGTTCCGGCCCACTACTACGACCAGTTACGAGATCCGGACTTCGACCAGCGCGATCTTTCCGGCGTGCGGCTGTGCATCTCGCCGGGGCCGGCCGAGCTCATTCGCGAGGTCGATCGGCGCATCGCCACGGCGATCAATTGTTTCGGCAGTACCGAGACCACATCGATGATCACGCTCGGCGACCCCGCCGCTCCCCTGGACGAGCGGGCCGGCAGTATCGGTGCGCCCCTGCCGCTCTCGCAGGTACGGGTGGTCGGCCCGGACGGCGTCGACGTCCCGGGCGGAACACCCGGAGAGTTGTTGGTGCGGGGGCCGGCGGTGATGGTCGGCTACGACCAGGATCCGGCCGCCACCGCGCGGGCCGTTCGGGACGGCTGGTTCCACACTGGAGACGGAGTGCAGGCCACGCCGTCGGGCAGCAGTCTCCGCTTCCTCGGTCGGTTGGACGAGATGTTCAAGGTCGGCGGCGAGAACGTGGATCCGATGGAGGTCGAGGCGGTGTTGATGGTGCACCCCGCAGTGGGCACCGCAGCGGTTTTCGGCATCGACGATCTGCGACTCGGTCAGGTGGGCGTCGCGTTTCTGACGCCGAGGGAGCCGGGCGTCCCGGTGGACACCGACGCGCTCCGGGCGTTCGCGCGGGAACGGTTGGCCGGCTTCAAGGTGCCGCGACGCTTCGTCGTGGTCACCGAGCTCCCGACGACCGCCAGTGGGAAGGTCCAGAAGGTCAAGCTGCGTCAGGCGATCCCGCCAGCCTGA
- a CDS encoding GntR family transcriptional regulator, producing the protein MAAEDEIRRLILQGRLLPGQKVRQADLAQRLGLSRIPIREALVSLEAEGLVEHLPNSGYTVVIPTAEALSEVYLMRRLLETALLRSVPLTEVDADRMQACNARLADLDPGASFDDYRALNRDFHDTLFDASPLRLVRREVARVWTLSEFYRSLYIHEPGADRQVLHDHAEMIAAIRADDLDTLVAVSDRHRDTTERSLSRVLGARGPSAQAGGIA; encoded by the coding sequence ATGGCCGCCGAGGACGAGATCCGCCGACTGATTCTCCAGGGGCGCCTGCTGCCCGGCCAGAAGGTGCGGCAGGCCGACCTGGCGCAGCGGCTGGGGTTGAGCCGCATTCCGATCCGGGAAGCACTGGTCAGCCTGGAAGCGGAAGGGTTGGTCGAGCACCTGCCGAACTCCGGCTACACCGTGGTGATCCCCACCGCCGAGGCCCTGTCCGAGGTGTACCTGATGCGTCGGCTGCTGGAGACGGCGCTGCTGCGATCGGTGCCGCTGACCGAGGTGGACGCCGATCGCATGCAGGCCTGCAACGCGCGACTGGCCGACCTCGATCCGGGTGCCTCGTTCGATGACTACCGAGCACTGAACCGCGACTTCCACGACACGCTGTTCGACGCGTCCCCGCTGCGACTGGTGCGCAGGGAGGTCGCTCGGGTGTGGACGTTGTCCGAGTTCTACCGCTCGCTGTATATTCATGAACCCGGTGCGGATCGCCAGGTCCTGCACGACCACGCCGAGATGATCGCCGCCATCCGGGCCGACGACCTCGATACCCTGGTCGCCGTCAGCGATCGACACCGGGACACCACCGAACGATCCTTGTCCAGGGTGCTGGGGGCCAGGGGGCCCTCGGCTCAGGCTGGCGGGATCGCCTGA
- a CDS encoding acetyl-CoA acetyltransferase: protein MSPRDERELRGSTAIVGVAESDLGEVGPDRTALELAAQAAGRALDEAGLATNDVDGLFTHSAFFGMPSVVTAEYLGIRPRYADTSAIGGASFVSHLRHATAAINAGMCEVALITYGSTQRSAAGGLVTSATNSLPSYEAPFRPRIPVTSYALAAARHMHQFGTTREQLAEIPVAARKWAQLNPLAWEHEDLSIADVLGARMVSTPLTVRDCCLVTDGGGAVVVTSAERARDLPQPPVYLLGGAETSWHMDISGMPDLTVTAASVTGPRALDLAGYRPADVDVVQLYDAFSINTLLFLEDLGFCAKGDGGAFVSDGAIAPGGRLPVNTNGGGLSYCHPGMYGIFLTIEATRQLRGDAGARQLADPHLALVHGNGGVLSSQATAILGDASTL, encoded by the coding sequence GTGAGCCCGCGTGACGAGCGAGAGTTGCGCGGCAGCACCGCGATCGTCGGCGTTGCTGAATCCGACCTTGGTGAGGTCGGCCCGGACCGCACGGCACTGGAGTTGGCCGCGCAGGCGGCCGGTCGGGCCCTCGACGAGGCCGGGCTCGCAACGAATGACGTCGACGGGCTGTTCACACATTCCGCGTTCTTCGGTATGCCGTCGGTGGTCACCGCCGAATACCTGGGCATCCGACCGCGCTACGCGGACACCAGCGCGATCGGAGGGGCCTCGTTCGTCTCCCACCTGCGGCACGCGACCGCGGCGATCAACGCCGGCATGTGCGAAGTCGCCCTGATCACCTACGGCAGTACCCAGCGATCCGCCGCCGGCGGCCTGGTCACGTCGGCCACCAATTCACTGCCGTCCTACGAGGCGCCGTTCCGGCCACGGATACCGGTGACGTCCTACGCCCTGGCGGCAGCCCGACACATGCATCAGTTCGGTACCACTCGCGAGCAGCTGGCCGAGATCCCGGTCGCGGCAAGGAAATGGGCGCAACTCAATCCTCTCGCCTGGGAGCACGAGGATCTCTCGATCGCGGATGTGCTGGGTGCACGCATGGTGTCGACGCCGTTGACGGTCCGCGACTGCTGCCTGGTCACCGACGGTGGCGGTGCTGTTGTGGTGACGTCGGCCGAACGGGCGCGGGATCTCCCCCAACCGCCCGTCTATCTCCTCGGCGGCGCGGAGACGTCATGGCACATGGATATTTCCGGGATGCCGGATCTCACCGTGACGGCGGCGTCGGTCACCGGGCCCCGAGCACTGGACCTGGCCGGCTACCGACCCGCCGACGTCGACGTGGTGCAGCTCTACGACGCCTTCAGCATCAACACCCTGCTGTTCCTGGAAGACCTCGGCTTTTGCGCCAAGGGCGACGGTGGAGCGTTCGTTTCCGACGGCGCCATCGCCCCGGGCGGCCGCCTGCCGGTCAACACGAACGGCGGCGGGCTCTCGTATTGCCACCCCGGCATGTACGGCATCTTTCTGACCATCGAAGCCACCCGCCAGCTGCGGGGTGACGCAGGGGCCCGGCAGCTCGCCGACCCCCACCTGGCGTTGGTGCACGGCAACGGAGGCGTGCTGTCCAGTCAAGCGACCGCCATACTGGGCGACGCGTCGACACTGTAG
- a CDS encoding Zn-ribbon domain-containing OB-fold protein, producing the protein MHNDALPPISSRSAPHVEFRTYLDRGELAFQRCGRCASVAFPPRLRCRNCSADALQWEVSTGIGAVYSVSVLTPRGGPPYCVALVDLDEGFRVMTNVNGAPAADVAIGDPVRFAPTMTDQGPLATFAVTR; encoded by the coding sequence ATGCATAATGACGCGCTGCCGCCGATCTCCTCGAGATCGGCCCCCCACGTGGAGTTCCGCACCTACCTGGACCGCGGCGAACTGGCCTTCCAACGGTGCGGTCGGTGCGCGTCGGTGGCCTTCCCGCCCCGGCTGCGCTGCCGGAACTGCAGCGCGGACGCGCTGCAGTGGGAGGTGTCGACCGGGATCGGGGCCGTGTACTCGGTCAGCGTGCTCACGCCGCGCGGCGGCCCGCCGTACTGCGTCGCCCTGGTCGACCTGGACGAGGGCTTCCGGGTCATGACGAACGTGAACGGCGCCCCGGCGGCCGACGTGGCCATCGGCGACCCGGTGAGGTTCGCCCCGACCATGACCGATCAGGGGCCGCTGGCCACCTTCGCGGTGACCCGGTGA
- a CDS encoding CaiB/BaiF CoA transferase family protein: MSGPLDGIRVLDLTRVVMGPLATQILADQGADVILIEAADGDTNRVMGPGPHAELSGIALNLLRNKKSVSLDLKSELGRQAIAALVRSSDVVVSTMRPQVLVRLGLDYSTLTAFRPDLVYCQAQGFRLDGPKANDPAYDDIIQAATGVSDLVGRVTGQPGLLPTIYADKVCGLVIAQAVSAALVQRERTGRGQHIEVAMDQTMTAFNLVEHGAGAIAEPPVHAPGRPATGYPRVLTPQRRPHPSQDGWVHLLPYSPAHYMRLFGDAGLPDALTDPRYADMRATISNSDSLYADVRRITPTRTTQDWLDYCRVVGIPATRVATLQDLVDDLPLRDHPAVGQFRMTPALANFAGQADVLRRPAPLIGADTDAVLAELGLDVAAAG; encoded by the coding sequence ATGAGCGGTCCGTTGGATGGCATTCGAGTACTCGATCTGACCCGGGTCGTGATGGGGCCACTGGCCACGCAGATCCTGGCCGACCAGGGCGCTGACGTGATCCTGATCGAGGCGGCCGACGGCGACACCAACCGGGTCATGGGGCCTGGCCCGCACGCGGAGCTCTCCGGCATTGCGCTGAACCTGTTGCGGAACAAAAAGTCCGTGTCGCTCGACCTGAAATCCGAGTTGGGCCGGCAGGCGATCGCGGCGCTGGTGCGCAGTTCCGATGTGGTCGTGTCGACCATGCGGCCGCAGGTGCTGGTGCGGTTGGGACTGGACTACAGCACGCTGACCGCGTTCCGGCCGGATCTGGTGTACTGCCAGGCCCAGGGGTTCCGCCTGGACGGCCCGAAAGCCAATGACCCCGCTTACGACGACATCATCCAGGCGGCGACGGGCGTGTCCGATCTGGTCGGTCGGGTGACGGGGCAGCCTGGTCTGTTACCCACCATCTACGCGGACAAGGTCTGCGGCCTGGTGATCGCCCAGGCTGTCTCGGCCGCGCTGGTGCAGCGCGAGCGGACCGGCCGCGGCCAGCACATCGAGGTGGCCATGGACCAGACCATGACGGCCTTCAACCTCGTCGAGCACGGGGCCGGAGCGATCGCCGAGCCGCCCGTCCACGCGCCAGGGCGGCCGGCGACCGGCTACCCCAGAGTTCTGACGCCGCAACGCCGACCGCATCCGAGCCAGGACGGCTGGGTGCATCTGCTCCCGTATTCGCCGGCCCACTACATGCGCCTGTTCGGTGATGCCGGTCTGCCGGACGCTCTCACCGACCCGCGTTATGCCGACATGCGCGCGACCATTTCGAATTCGGATTCCCTCTACGCCGACGTCCGCCGCATCACCCCGACCCGGACGACGCAGGACTGGCTCGACTACTGCCGGGTGGTCGGCATCCCGGCGACCAGGGTGGCCACCCTGCAGGACCTCGTCGACGACCTGCCGCTGCGCGATCATCCGGCGGTCGGGCAGTTCCGGATGACCCCGGCCTTGGCCAATTTCGCCGGCCAGGCCGACGTGTTGCGCCGTCCGGCGCCGTTGATCGGGGCCGACACCGACGCAGTGCTGGCCGAACTCGGCCTCGACGTCGCGGCGGCGGGCTGA
- a CDS encoding acyl-CoA dehydrogenase family protein, with amino-acid sequence MTPRAALRPTSLTESERALQQQVRRWLADRLPVGSHPPGLGMAAAADPVFSADLGAQGWLGMSLPPEYGGGGRTAVERQIVVEELLSRGAPVAYHWVADRQSGPSIAAVGSEEQKATYLPGIARGEFCFAIGMSEPGAGSDLAAVRARAVPADGGWRIDGTKIWTSGAAWATHILGLFRTSDDRHGGLTQFIVDTRTPGVGIAPITFIDGSKDFCEVTFDNVVLPSSAVLGEVGGGWGQNTGELALERGGVDRWLSPAVLVDEWAAQPDADSRELALAAASLWAFRGMSLSIARMVDTGQRPVQLAALVKEMATRFEQDTVEAVSRWQGRLPDPDEPAGLLSRAVLAAPSWTIRGGTTEILRTVIAKGMIRDVHR; translated from the coding sequence ATGACACCGCGGGCCGCGCTGCGGCCGACCTCGCTGACCGAGTCCGAACGCGCGCTGCAGCAACAGGTACGGAGGTGGCTCGCCGACCGGCTGCCGGTGGGCAGTCACCCCCCGGGGCTGGGAATGGCAGCGGCGGCCGATCCGGTCTTCTCCGCCGATCTGGGGGCACAGGGCTGGTTGGGCATGTCGCTGCCGCCGGAGTACGGCGGCGGTGGCCGGACCGCCGTGGAGCGGCAGATCGTCGTGGAGGAACTGCTGTCCCGGGGCGCCCCGGTTGCCTATCACTGGGTCGCCGACCGGCAGAGCGGACCGAGCATCGCCGCGGTCGGCTCCGAGGAGCAGAAGGCGACCTACCTGCCCGGAATTGCTCGCGGTGAGTTCTGTTTCGCGATCGGGATGAGCGAGCCGGGCGCCGGCTCCGACCTGGCCGCGGTCCGGGCCCGGGCCGTCCCGGCGGACGGCGGTTGGCGGATCGACGGCACCAAGATCTGGACCTCCGGGGCGGCGTGGGCCACGCACATCCTGGGCCTGTTCCGCACCTCGGACGACAGGCACGGCGGCCTCACCCAGTTCATCGTCGACACCCGCACCCCCGGGGTCGGCATCGCGCCGATCACCTTCATCGACGGTTCCAAGGACTTCTGCGAGGTCACCTTCGACAACGTGGTCCTACCGTCGTCCGCCGTGCTCGGCGAGGTGGGCGGCGGATGGGGCCAGAACACCGGAGAGCTGGCGCTGGAGCGCGGTGGTGTCGACCGATGGCTGTCGCCGGCCGTATTGGTGGACGAGTGGGCGGCCCAGCCCGACGCCGACTCCCGCGAACTGGCATTGGCAGCCGCTTCGCTGTGGGCGTTCCGCGGTATGTCACTCTCCATCGCGCGCATGGTGGACACCGGTCAGCGGCCCGTGCAACTCGCCGCTCTGGTCAAGGAGATGGCGACCCGGTTCGAGCAGGACACCGTCGAGGCGGTGAGCCGTTGGCAGGGCCGGCTCCCTGACCCCGACGAGCCGGCCGGGTTGTTGTCCCGAGCCGTCCTGGCGGCTCCGTCGTGGACGATCCGGGGCGGCACGACCGAGATCCTCCGCACCGTGATTGCGAAAGGAATGATCCGAGATGTACACCGCTGA
- a CDS encoding acyl-CoA dehydrogenase, giving the protein MYTAETSFDEDLLDAVIQFFADQCPPAVVAQAESGGVPRPLWSDALALGFPMVGIDEAAGGSGGTVLDTVAVLRGAARSAAPLPLLEHSLAAWLLARSGGELPAETCATVAVGDSVEVTGGTLRGRIADVAFAVDADVLVVLLPETGQVALVQDFADGLIPGRDIAGMDRDLVSLTGAESVLLLSCPVTTEELALRAALLRAAQLSGVLQAVAELTLRFAVQREQFGAPIATFQAVQAHLVLLAQAEATVGLAVERAAIASLERPAAFEIRSAKLLANEFAREAARAAHQVHGAIGMTREYPLHLFTRRLHAWRTVDGHGPDLERSLADMAGRAPLLRGILDDSDWQATR; this is encoded by the coding sequence ATGTACACCGCTGAGACATCTTTCGACGAAGATCTGCTGGATGCAGTCATCCAGTTCTTCGCCGATCAGTGTCCACCCGCAGTGGTTGCCCAGGCCGAGAGCGGGGGTGTGCCCCGGCCGTTGTGGTCGGATGCACTCGCGCTCGGTTTCCCCATGGTCGGGATCGACGAGGCCGCCGGGGGGAGCGGCGGCACGGTGCTGGACACCGTGGCCGTGTTGCGGGGTGCTGCCCGATCCGCGGCGCCGCTGCCTCTGCTGGAGCACTCGCTGGCGGCCTGGCTGCTCGCCCGATCCGGTGGCGAACTGCCGGCGGAGACCTGCGCCACCGTTGCGGTGGGCGACTCGGTCGAGGTCACCGGCGGCACGCTCCGCGGCCGGATCGCCGACGTGGCCTTCGCCGTCGACGCCGACGTGCTGGTGGTGCTCCTACCCGAAACCGGTCAGGTCGCCCTGGTGCAGGACTTCGCCGATGGTCTCATCCCCGGCCGCGACATCGCCGGAATGGACCGCGATCTCGTCTCGCTCACGGGTGCGGAATCCGTGCTGTTGTTGAGCTGCCCGGTGACGACGGAGGAACTCGCGCTGCGGGCCGCCCTGCTGCGCGCCGCGCAGCTGTCCGGGGTCCTGCAGGCAGTGGCCGAACTGACCCTGCGTTTTGCTGTGCAACGCGAGCAGTTCGGGGCGCCCATCGCGACATTTCAAGCCGTACAGGCACATCTGGTGCTCCTGGCGCAGGCGGAGGCAACCGTGGGGCTGGCGGTCGAGCGGGCGGCCATCGCCTCGCTCGAGCGGCCGGCGGCCTTCGAGATCCGCAGCGCCAAGCTCCTGGCTAACGAGTTCGCCCGTGAGGCCGCGCGGGCCGCGCACCAGGTGCACGGAGCCATCGGGATGACCCGGGAGTACCCACTGCACCTGTTCACCCGGCGGCTGCATGCCTGGCGAACGGTCGACGGGCACGGCCCTGACCTGGAACGGTCACTGGCCGACATGGCCGGCCGCGCGCCCCTGCTGCGCGGCATCCTCGACGACAGTGATTGGCAGGCCACGAGATGA